A stretch of DNA from Candidatus Palauibacter australiensis:
TGCGCAACCTGGGCGTGACCACGGTGGTGGCCACCGGCGTATCGGTGAATGTGGGCATCCTGGGCCTGTGCCTCAGCGCGGTCGATCTCGGCTACCAGGTGGTGCTGGTACGCGACGCCGTGGCCGGCGTCCCGGCGGAATACGAGGAAGCCGTGATCGAGCACAGCCTGGCGATGGTTGCCACGGTGGTCACCTCCGCAGAACTGTTGGAGGCCTGGGCCTAGCGGCCCGTGAGAGGATCGCTGGCCTTCTGCATCGCGATCTTCTCCCTCGGGACCGCGGCGGCCTGGGCGGGCCAGCTGCTGCCCAAGGTAGGGCCCCGCCGCCTCGCCCTCATCGGAAGCACGCTCTTCGCCGGCGGATACATCATCGCGAGCTTCGCGCTGCGGATCGACTCCATCCTCCTCTTCTACGCCGGGTACGGGCTCATCGGGGGGATCGGCATCGGACTGGGGTACGTGACGCCCGTCACCACGGCCGCGAAGTGGTTCCCGGACCGGAAGGGGCTCGTCACGGGCATCGTCGTCATGGGTTTCGGCATCGGGGCGCTCCTCCTGAGCAAGGGGCTCGCACCGCTGCTGGTGCTGCAGACGGAAGGGGATCTTCCGCAGGTCTTCCTGTGGCTCGGGATCGTCTTCGCCTGCATCCTCATCCCCAGCAGCTTCGTCATCGACGACCCGCCTGCCGCCCAGGTGGCGCCGTGGAAGCAGCCCGCGCAGGTGGGCCCGTACCTGAAGTCCAGCCAGTTCGTCATCATCTGGATCGTCTTCTTCTTCAACATCGCCGCGGGGATCTCGGTCATCAGCTTCCAGTCCGAACTCCTCCAGGAGGTATGGGGCCTGGCCGATCCGTCGGTCGAGCCGGCGGTGCTGGCGGAGTACGGGGCGACGCTCATCGCGGCGAGTTCCGTGTGCAACGGCTTGGGACGGATCCTGTGGGCGTGGCTCTCCGACCGGATCGGACGCGTGGCCGTGTTCCGCATCCTGCTCGCGAGCCAGATGGTCGTGTTCGGGGTCCTCATGACCGAGTCGAACCCGTGGATCTTCTCCGTCCTCGTGTGCTACGTGCTGCTCTGCTTCGGCGGCGGGTTCGCGACCATGCCGTCGTTCATCCTCGAGGTGTACGGCCCGAGGAACATGTCGAAGGTGTACGGGGCGATCCTCACCGCCTGGGCCGCAGCGGGAATCTGCGGTCCGCTCTACGTCGGATACCTCAAGGACAGCTACCCCGACCGGGCGGTGATGTACTGCTTCCTCATCGGAATCCTCATGCTCGGCGCGGGCTACCTGTTCTCCTACCTGCTCGACGATGACCGCGTCCGCCTGGGCCGCCCCTCGGTGAAGCAGACGCTGGAGCGCTACGGGATCCCCGTCCCCGACCGGCCCTGAAGCGAGGGGACTTGCACCATCTCCGATCGGATGTGAGCCGCGTCGCCTTCTCGGGGCTCGCGCTGGCGTTTGCGCTCTGCGCTTCGTGCGACTCGGCTCCGGCGGCCCTGCCGCCGCTGGACGTGGCGTGGGCGCCGGCCACGCCCGTGCAGGGTCACCTCTTCGTCATCGGCGTCGCGGCGCCATCGGGCTCCGGCCTGATCTCCGCGGTTGGCGAGGCGGGTGGCGAGCCCCTGCACTTCCGGCGGGTCGGCCCGGTGCTCGAGAGCCTGGCTGCGGTTCCGATTTCGACGGTGGACACGCTCGACGCCTGGGTGCGGGCGGACTACGTGGACGGCCGCTCGCGGACCGACTCGCTCCGCATTCCCGTGCGGGCGGGCGAATACGAGCACGAGCGGCTCACCGTGGCGCCGCGCTTCGGGTCGCCTCTGAACGAGGAAGACCAGGCGCGGCTGCGGAGCGACCGGGAGAAGGCAGCCCGGGCGGCCCGCGAGGCGCACGCCGCGCCGCGCATGTGGAGCGCGGTGCGGCTCCCGCGCAATTCCCGAGTGACCAGCGGCTTCGGCACCGGCCGCGAGTTCAACGGCCAGATTACGAGCCGCCACATGGGACTCGACCTGGCGGGCGCCCGCGGCGCGATCGTGACGGCGGCGGCGGACGGCGTCGTGGCCGTCGTCGACGGCTTCCTGCTCGGGGGGAACGTCGTCTATCTCAACCACGGGGGAGGATTGCAGACCGGCTACTTCCACCTCAGCGAGCCGCTCGTGTCCGTGGGCGACACGGTCACGGCCGGGACGCCGATCGGACGGGTCGGGGCCACCGGCCGGGTCACCGGTCCCCACCTGCACTGGGTCGTGCGCTACGGCGCCACGAGCGTCGACCCGCTCAGCCTGCTCGCGCTGCCCGGAATCAGATCCATCCCGGAATGATCGCCTTCCGCCGCGGGGGATAGTCCTCGAACCGTTCCCGGTACCAGCGGTGGTGGCCGAGCGCCCGCGGCACGAGGTTCGCCGCCGTGAACAGGAAGAAGGCGAGTCCGGCCAGCGACCACGTCGCAAGCGCCCAGCCGGCCCACTCCATGACTTCGCCCAGGTAGTTGGGGCAGGAGACGTAGCGGAACCCCCCGCCGCGCGGAATCGAATAGCCGGTCTCTCCCGGCTTCCGGAGTTTCAGCAGAGTGTTGTCGGAGTGAAGGTTCAAGACGAAGCCGGCCGCGAAGACGAACACCCCGGCGAGAAACCTCGGATCGCCCAGCCACTGCGCGTCGTACTGTCCAAGTTCGGAGATCCAGCGCGCGTTGATATACGCGTTGGCCATATTGAAGGCGAAACCGGACGCCGCCACGACCGCCGGCATGCTCTTTCCCCGCGTCCGCGTGCGCAGGGGATAGATGAATGTCCGGTTCAGATAGTGACATTGCCATATTCCCAGAAAGACGAGCGGTACGGCGGCGCCGGCCGACGGTCCCGCGAAATAGACGACGGCGAAGAACACGGGGGCGGGTACTTCCATGAGAATCCACCCGACCCGATCCGGCAGGCCGGAACCCCAGCCGCGTCCGGAATAGTGGCGGCCATAGGGGACCTTCAGGCGAAGGAGACCGACGAAGGTCAGCGGCGCGACCGCAAGCAGAGCCCACACGAGGGCGCTGTGGAGCGTGACGCCGTCCATCGCGGCCGCGGTCGCGTCGGTGCCCGACTAGAAAGGGACGACGGAGCCGAGGCCGA
This window harbors:
- a CDS encoding DUF1295 domain-containing protein, which encodes MDGVTLHSALVWALLAVAPLTFVGLLRLKVPYGRHYSGRGWGSGLPDRVGWILMEVPAPVFFAVVYFAGPSAGAAVPLVFLGIWQCHYLNRTFIYPLRTRTRGKSMPAVVAASGFAFNMANAYINARWISELGQYDAQWLGDPRFLAGVFVFAAGFVLNLHSDNTLLKLRKPGETGYSIPRGGGFRYVSCPNYLGEVMEWAGWALATWSLAGLAFFLFTAANLVPRALGHHRWYRERFEDYPPRRKAIIPGWI
- a CDS encoding MFS transporter; this translates as MRGSLAFCIAIFSLGTAAAWAGQLLPKVGPRRLALIGSTLFAGGYIIASFALRIDSILLFYAGYGLIGGIGIGLGYVTPVTTAAKWFPDRKGLVTGIVVMGFGIGALLLSKGLAPLLVLQTEGDLPQVFLWLGIVFACILIPSSFVIDDPPAAQVAPWKQPAQVGPYLKSSQFVIIWIVFFFNIAAGISVISFQSELLQEVWGLADPSVEPAVLAEYGATLIAASSVCNGLGRILWAWLSDRIGRVAVFRILLASQMVVFGVLMTESNPWIFSVLVCYVLLCFGGGFATMPSFILEVYGPRNMSKVYGAILTAWAAAGICGPLYVGYLKDSYPDRAVMYCFLIGILMLGAGYLFSYLLDDDRVRLGRPSVKQTLERYGIPVPDRP
- a CDS encoding isochorismatase family protein, with amino-acid sequence RNLGVTTVVATGVSVNVGILGLCLSAVDLGYQVVLVRDAVAGVPAEYEEAVIEHSLAMVATVVTSAELLEAWA
- a CDS encoding M23 family metallopeptidase, with the protein product MHHLRSDVSRVAFSGLALAFALCASCDSAPAALPPLDVAWAPATPVQGHLFVIGVAAPSGSGLISAVGEAGGEPLHFRRVGPVLESLAAVPISTVDTLDAWVRADYVDGRSRTDSLRIPVRAGEYEHERLTVAPRFGSPLNEEDQARLRSDREKAARAAREAHAAPRMWSAVRLPRNSRVTSGFGTGREFNGQITSRHMGLDLAGARGAIVTAAADGVVAVVDGFLLGGNVVYLNHGGGLQTGYFHLSEPLVSVGDTVTAGTPIGRVGATGRVTGPHLHWVVRYGATSVDPLSLLALPGIRSIPE